In a genomic window of Neisseria flavescens:
- the rpoC gene encoding DNA-directed RNA polymerase subunit beta', translated as MNLLNLFNPLQTAGMEEEFDAIKIGIASPETIRSWSYGEVKKPETINYRTFKPERDGLFCAKIFGPVKDYECLCGKYKRLKFKGVTCEKCGVEVTLSKVRRERMGHIELAAPVAHIWFLKSLPSRLGMVLDMTLRDIERVLYFEAFVVTDPGMTPLQRRQLLTEDDYYNKLDEYGDDFDAKMGAEGIRELLRTLDITGEIEILRQELESTGSDTKIKKIAKRLKVLEAFHRSGMKLEWMIMDVLPVLPPDLRPLVPLDGGRFATSDLNDLYRRVINRNNRLKRLLELHAPDIIVRNEKRMLQEAVDSLLDNGRRGKAMTGANKRPLKSLADMIKGKGGRFRQNLLGKRVDYSGRSVITVGPYLRLHQCGLPKKMALELFKPFIFHKLEKQGLASTVKAAKKLVEQEVPEVWDILEEVIREHPIMLNRAPTLHRLGIQAFEPILIEGKAIQLHPLVCAAFNADFDGDQMAVHVPLSLEAQMEARTLMLASNNVLSPANGEPIIVPSQDIVLGLYYMTRDRINAKGEGSLFADVKEVHRAYHTKQVELGTKITVRLREWVKNEAGEFEPVVNRYETTVGRALLSEILPKGLPFEYINKALKKKEISKLINASFRLCGLRDTVIFADHLMYTGFGFAAKGGISIAVDDMEIPKEKAALLAEANAEVKEIEDQYRQGLVTNGERYNKVVDIWGRAGDKIAKAMMDNLSKQKVIDRDGNEVDQESFNSIYMMADSGARGSAAQIKQLSGMRGLMAKPDGSIIETPITSNFREGLTVLQYFIATHGARKGLADTALKTANSGYLTRRLVDVTQDLVVVEDDCGTSDGFVMKAVVQGGDVIEALRERILGRVTASDVVDPSTGETLVEAGTLLTEKLVDMIDQSGVDEVKVRTPITCKTRHGLCAHCYGRDLARGKLVNAGEAVGVIAAQSIGEPGTQLTMRTFHIGGAASRAAAASQVEAKSNGTARFSSQMRYVANNKGELVVIGRSCEVVIHDDIGRERERHKVPYGAILLVQDGAAIKAGQTLATWDPHTRPMITEHAGMVKFENVEEGVTVAKQTDDVTGLSTLVVIDGKRRSGSASKLLRPTVKLLDENGVEICIPGTSTPVSMAFPVGAVITVREGQEIGKGDVLARIPQASSKTRDITGGLPRVAELFEARVPKDAGMLAEITGTVSFGKETKGKQRLIITDVDGVAYETLISKEKQILVHDGQVVNRGETIVDGAVDPHDILRLQGIEALARYIVQEVQEVYRLQGVKISDKHIEVIIRQMLRRVNIADAGETGFITGEQVERGDVMAANEKALEEGKEPARYENVLLGITKASLSTDSFISAASFQETTRVLTEAAIMGKQDELRGLKENVIVGRLIPAGTGLTYHRSRHQQWQGVEQETAETQVTDE; from the coding sequence ATGAATTTGTTGAACTTATTTAATCCGTTGCAAACTGCCGGCATGGAAGAAGAGTTTGATGCCATCAAAATCGGTATTGCCTCTCCCGAAACCATCCGCTCATGGTCTTATGGCGAAGTTAAAAAACCTGAAACCATCAACTACCGTACGTTCAAACCTGAGCGCGACGGTTTGTTCTGCGCCAAAATCTTTGGCCCGGTCAAAGACTATGAATGTTTGTGCGGCAAATACAAACGCTTGAAATTTAAAGGCGTAACCTGTGAAAAATGTGGCGTAGAAGTGACCCTGTCCAAAGTGCGCCGCGAACGCATGGGCCACATTGAATTGGCTGCACCTGTTGCCCACATTTGGTTCTTGAAATCTCTGCCTTCCCGCTTGGGTATGGTACTGGACATGACTTTGCGCGATATCGAACGCGTATTGTACTTTGAAGCATTTGTGGTAACCGATCCCGGTATGACTCCGTTGCAACGTCGTCAATTGCTGACTGAAGACGATTACTACAACAAACTGGACGAATACGGCGACGACTTCGATGCCAAAATGGGTGCAGAAGGTATTCGTGAATTGTTGCGCACCTTGGATATTACTGGCGAGATCGAAATCTTGCGTCAAGAGCTGGAATCTACCGGTTCTGACACCAAAATCAAAAAAATCGCGAAACGTTTGAAAGTATTGGAAGCCTTCCACCGTTCCGGTATGAAACTGGAATGGATGATTATGGACGTGCTGCCGGTATTGCCGCCTGATTTGCGTCCGTTGGTTCCATTGGATGGTGGTCGTTTTGCCACTTCCGATTTGAACGATTTGTACCGCCGCGTTATTAACCGTAACAACCGTCTGAAACGTCTGTTGGAACTGCATGCGCCTGACATCATCGTTCGTAACGAAAAACGTATGTTGCAAGAAGCAGTTGACTCGCTGTTGGATAACGGCCGTCGCGGTAAAGCCATGACCGGTGCCAACAAACGTCCGCTGAAATCATTGGCTGACATGATTAAAGGTAAAGGCGGCCGCTTCCGTCAAAACCTGCTGGGTAAACGTGTGGACTACTCTGGTCGTTCCGTGATTACTGTAGGCCCATACCTGCGTCTGCACCAATGTGGTCTGCCGAAAAAAATGGCGTTGGAACTGTTCAAACCATTTATTTTCCACAAATTGGAAAAACAAGGTTTGGCTTCTACCGTTAAAGCAGCGAAAAAATTGGTAGAACAAGAAGTACCGGAAGTATGGGACATCTTGGAAGAAGTAATCCGCGAACATCCGATTATGCTGAACCGTGCGCCGACCCTGCACCGTTTGGGTATTCAAGCGTTTGAACCTATCCTGATTGAAGGTAAAGCGATTCAGTTGCACCCATTGGTGTGTGCCGCATTTAACGCCGACTTTGACGGTGACCAAATGGCGGTACACGTTCCATTGAGCTTGGAAGCGCAAATGGAAGCGCGCACCCTGATGCTGGCTTCAAACAACGTATTGTCTCCAGCCAACGGCGAACCAATCATCGTACCTTCTCAAGATATCGTATTGGGTCTGTACTACATGACCCGCGACCGTATCAATGCCAAAGGCGAAGGCAGCCTGTTTGCCGATGTGAAAGAAGTGCATCGTGCATACCATACCAAACAGGTTGAACTGGGTACTAAAATTACCGTACGTCTGCGCGAATGGGTGAAAAACGAAGCCGGTGAATTCGAGCCTGTCGTTAACCGTTACGAAACAACCGTAGGCCGTGCATTGTTGAGCGAAATCTTGCCTAAAGGCCTGCCGTTCGAGTACATCAACAAAGCGCTGAAGAAAAAAGAAATTTCTAAACTGATTAACGCATCATTCCGTCTGTGCGGCTTGCGTGACACAGTTATTTTCGCCGACCACCTGATGTATACCGGTTTCGGTTTTGCGGCTAAAGGCGGTATTTCCATTGCGGTTGACGATATGGAAATTCCGAAAGAAAAAGCAGCCTTGCTGGCCGAGGCTAATGCCGAAGTTAAAGAAATCGAAGACCAATACCGTCAAGGTTTGGTCACCAACGGCGAACGTTACAACAAAGTGGTCGATATTTGGGGTCGTGCCGGAGATAAGATCGCTAAAGCGATGATGGACAACCTGTCCAAACAAAAAGTCATCGACCGTGACGGCAACGAAGTTGATCAAGAGTCCTTCAACTCTATTTACATGATGGCCGACTCCGGTGCCCGTGGTTCTGCGGCTCAGATTAAACAGTTGTCCGGTATGCGTGGTTTGATGGCTAAACCTGACGGCTCGATTATTGAAACGCCGATTACCTCAAACTTCCGTGAAGGTCTGACCGTATTGCAATACTTTATTGCGACCCACGGTGCGCGTAAGGGTTTGGCGGATACCGCGTTGAAAACTGCAAACTCCGGTTACTTGACCCGTCGTTTGGTAGACGTAACCCAAGACTTGGTGGTTGTTGAAGACGATTGCGGTACTTCAGACGGCTTTGTGATGAAAGCAGTGGTACAAGGCGGTGACGTAATTGAAGCCTTGCGTGAGCGTATTTTGGGCCGCGTTACTGCTTCTGATGTTGTCGATCCTTCGACTGGCGAGACTTTGGTTGAAGCCGGTACATTGTTGACCGAGAAACTGGTAGATATGATCGACCAATCCGGTGTCGATGAAGTCAAAGTCCGTACACCGATTACTTGTAAAACCCGCCATGGCCTGTGTGCACACTGTTATGGTCGCGACTTGGCACGCGGCAAACTGGTTAATGCCGGTGAAGCAGTCGGCGTGATTGCCGCTCAGTCTATCGGTGAACCGGGTACTCAGCTGACCATGCGTACGTTCCACATCGGTGGCGCGGCATCCCGTGCGGCAGCAGCCAGCCAAGTAGAAGCCAAATCCAACGGTACAGCACGTTTCAGCAGCCAAATGCGTTACGTTGCCAACAACAAAGGCGAATTGGTTGTCATCGGTCGTTCTTGCGAAGTCGTTATTCATGATGACATCGGTCGTGAGCGCGAACGCCACAAAGTACCTTACGGTGCAATCCTGCTGGTACAAGACGGCGCAGCCATTAAAGCCGGTCAAACGTTGGCGACTTGGGATCCGCATACCCGTCCGATGATCACCGAACATGCAGGTATGGTGAAATTTGAGAACGTGGAAGAGGGTGTTACCGTTGCCAAACAAACTGACGATGTAACCGGTTTGTCCACTTTGGTGGTGATTGACGGCAAACGCCGCTCCGGCAGCGCATCCAAACTGCTGCGTCCGACTGTAAAATTGTTGGATGAAAACGGCGTGGAAATCTGTATTCCCGGTACGTCCACTCCGGTTTCGATGGCATTCCCCGTTGGTGCGGTGATTACCGTACGCGAAGGTCAGGAAATCGGTAAAGGCGACGTATTGGCGCGTATTCCGCAAGCCTCTTCCAAAACCCGCGACATTACCGGTGGTCTGCCGCGCGTTGCCGAGCTGTTTGAAGCACGCGTGCCGAAAGATGCAGGTATGCTGGCGGAAATTACCGGTACCGTTTCCTTCGGCAAAGAGACCAAAGGGAAGCAACGTCTGATTATCACTGACGTGGACGGTGTAGCATACGAAACCCTGATTTCTAAAGAGAAACAGATTCTGGTACACGACGGTCAAGTGGTAAACCGCGGTGAAACCATCGTGGACGGAGCTGTTGATCCGCATGATATTCTGCGTCTGCAAGGTATCGAAGCACTGGCACGCTACATTGTCCAAGAGGTGCAAGAGGTTTACCGCCTGCAAGGTGTGAAGATTTCCGATAAGCACATCGAAGTCATCATCCGTCAAATGTTGCGCCGTGTGAACATTGCGGATGCCGGCGAAACCGGGTTCATTACCGGAGAGCAGGTCGAACGCGGCGATGTGATGGCTGCCAATGAAAAAGCTTTGGAAGAAGGCAAAGAGCCGGCACGTTACGAAAACGTATTGCTGGGTATTACCAAAGCCTCCCTGTCCACCGACAGTTTCATTTCTGCCGCATCGTTCCAAGAAACGACCCGTGTTCTGACCGAAGCCGCGATTATGGGCAAACAAGACGAACTGCGCGGTTTAAAAGAGAACGTCATCGTCGGCCGCCTGATTCCTGCCGGTACCGGTTTGACTTATCACCGCAGCCGTCATCAGCAATGGCAAGGGGTAGAGCAGGAGACTGCTGAAACCCAAGTAACGGATGAATAA
- a CDS encoding factor H binding protein domain-containing protein has translation MHLPFKFRPGLAAIACIFALSACASGGGKSPDVHPTETLNKVTPSPTDKGSHSEIVDGKDQDAATPAQPVDKQDTGTHAGSDSGTQGDTPKNNNPQAGQGETARSVTDGKDQGAATPAQPVDKQDTGEQGSSDAGVSVLKPNNSTPIVPTTSEKLDQAIKAIENTDKEIADKEKQAEEKEAIISSLDNSGSPPADLIKGAREYTNSKRDLQNTHEAKVAKEKQQIKQLEDAVKLLELRKAEVQSSADQADLESKKAELEKQISEQKVKLASSEQKLEEVKTDVQRLEKFTEYLGNSSLKEVKPELSQRVWESKLREFKNLGSYEKKFETAALFKAYLISENQDKQDTAFTEEKVRDMDVYINGEKYEGKDGDEYAVKPLGLQSQTVEIYGQDKDQNYHSEKSWVYEQPYSVVAGYFTQTIQNGKKDEDGADKLDIGLSDIQGLATEEAQLPKVGAFDYEGKAFGGSSAKPDSKLEEHQGEFKYRIDFDKRKGSGSIEGLSEYGRIDLKEADIVKGNNLKYVNKPYYGIDNGEAASERGGLKYYSLGIFGPEANEVTGVVGTSGDQDKLARDVGFGGQKK, from the coding sequence ATGCATCTTCCCTTTAAATTCAGACCGGGTTTGGCGGCAATTGCCTGCATTTTTGCCCTTTCTGCCTGTGCTTCAGGCGGTGGTAAGTCGCCCGATGTTCATCCCACAGAGACATTAAATAAAGTTACTCCTTCACCCACTGATAAAGGCAGCCATTCTGAAATTGTCGATGGCAAGGATCAGGATGCTGCCACGCCTGCACAACCTGTAGACAAACAGGATACAGGTACACATGCTGGTTCTGATTCAGGTACACAGGGAGATACACCCAAGAATAACAATCCGCAAGCCGGACAGGGTGAAACTGCTAGAAGTGTTACGGATGGCAAGGATCAGGGTGCCGCCACGCCTGCACAACCTGTAGATAAGCAGGATACAGGTGAGCAAGGTAGTTCTGATGCAGGCGTGTCAGTGTTGAAGCCAAATAATTCGACCCCGATTGTTCCTACAACTTCTGAGAAATTAGACCAGGCAATTAAAGCAATTGAAAATACTGATAAAGAGATTGCCGATAAAGAAAAACAAGCAGAAGAAAAAGAGGCAATCATTTCATCTTTGGACAACTCAGGGTCTCCTCCGGCTGATCTTATCAAAGGGGCTCGAGAATATACCAATAGTAAGAGAGATCTGCAAAACACACATGAGGCAAAGGTAGCAAAAGAGAAGCAGCAAATCAAACAGCTTGAAGATGCAGTTAAATTGCTAGAGCTGAGGAAGGCTGAAGTCCAATCTTCTGCAGATCAAGCCGATTTGGAAAGTAAAAAAGCTGAATTAGAGAAACAAATAAGCGAGCAGAAAGTAAAGCTTGCATCATCGGAGCAAAAATTAGAAGAAGTTAAAACGGATGTCCAACGACTTGAAAAATTTACGGAATATTTAGGAAATTCATCATTAAAAGAGGTTAAACCCGAATTGAGCCAACGGGTATGGGAAAGTAAACTAAGGGAATTTAAAAATCTCGGATCATATGAAAAAAAATTTGAAACTGCCGCATTGTTTAAAGCATACTTGATTAGTGAAAATCAAGATAAACAAGATACCGCATTCACTGAGGAAAAAGTCCGGGATATGGATGTGTATATCAATGGAGAAAAATACGAAGGTAAAGACGGTGATGAATATGCTGTTAAACCGCTTGGCTTGCAGTCGCAGACTGTAGAAATTTATGGGCAAGATAAAGATCAAAATTATCATTCAGAAAAATCTTGGGTTTATGAGCAGCCGTATTCTGTTGTGGCAGGATATTTTACCCAAACGATACAAAACGGTAAGAAGGATGAGGATGGAGCAGACAAACTTGACATTGGATTGAGTGATATACAAGGCTTGGCAACAGAAGAAGCACAATTACCGAAGGTAGGCGCTTTCGATTATGAAGGCAAGGCATTCGGCGGTTCTTCGGCTAAGCCTGATAGCAAGTTGGAAGAACATCAAGGTGAATTCAAGTACCGTATCGACTTTGACAAACGTAAAGGTTCGGGCTCAATTGAAGGTTTGTCTGAATATGGCCGTATTGATTTAAAAGAAGCTGATATTGTAAAAGGTAATAATTTGAAGTATGTCAACAAACCTTATTACGGGATAGACAATGGCGAAGCAGCTTCGGAACGTGGCGGGCTTAAATATTATTCCTTAGGTATTTTCGGGCCGGAGGCCAATGAGGTGACGGGTGTAGTCGGTACGTCCGGAGACCAAGATAAACTTGCCAGGGATGTCGGCTTCGGCGGTCAAAAAAAGTAG
- a CDS encoding surface lipoprotein assembly modifier gives MKPRNLFFAGCLLTSAVFAEDVAVPVEPINVGNRIAMPSEGGNLAPLPLVEDIAVPVEPINVMPSEASKSAAGGDVRDDRIGMQINRALLARDWAALKRLLVQYAEQPQYDTVLYRYALGALYRSEMRQGEAADLYRELLSERPDLVYPRFDLGVMLFEDKQYREALVQLRRVGEALPPDMRQLARKYIRQAEAVQAWHPSFSMNYEQTDNVNNASPSRDIILNGRKWTKSEDSLPKRANGIRYELGIDRMFNIAGNHFARLGISGSGVHYWNARDFSEQAFHAEVGYRYRNSRLEWGFRPFVEQNRLGNNRYTANTGIALDYSRRLNEKWHSTQSLQYGRKQYHDEYLAKRYNSKTISVSSTFSYYAMPAWQLYGGISGMFDNTVEKEQASRRYGVSLGTVKILDGGLGLKLGAGYTKRIFKAPATLIYNFTRRDDEYRINAALWHKKLSWKGFTPQINFRYNKINSNMPAFYSRSGKEWFVSIEKTY, from the coding sequence ATGAAACCAAGAAATCTCTTTTTTGCAGGCTGCCTGCTGACTTCGGCGGTGTTTGCCGAGGATGTTGCCGTGCCTGTCGAACCGATTAACGTCGGTAATCGGATTGCGATGCCGTCTGAAGGGGGAAACCTTGCTCCTTTACCGCTTGTTGAGGATATTGCCGTGCCTGTCGAGCCGATTAATGTCATGCCGTCTGAAGCTTCTAAAAGTGCGGCAGGCGGCGATGTTCGAGACGATCGGATAGGAATGCAGATTAATCGGGCGTTGTTGGCGCGGGACTGGGCGGCACTGAAACGCCTGTTGGTCCAATATGCCGAACAGCCGCAATATGATACGGTGCTGTACCGTTATGCCCTCGGCGCGTTATACCGCAGCGAGATGCGGCAGGGCGAGGCGGCCGATCTATACCGTGAGTTGTTGTCGGAAAGGCCTGACCTTGTTTATCCACGTTTTGATTTGGGTGTGATGCTGTTTGAAGACAAACAATACCGTGAGGCATTGGTTCAGTTGCGCCGGGTCGGGGAGGCGTTGCCGCCCGATATGCGGCAGCTTGCACGAAAATATATCCGTCAGGCAGAAGCGGTGCAGGCGTGGCATCCTTCGTTCAGTATGAACTATGAACAAACAGATAATGTAAACAATGCTTCCCCTTCACGGGACATCATCCTCAACGGCCGGAAATGGACAAAATCGGAAGACAGCCTGCCCAAACGCGCCAACGGGATAAGGTACGAACTGGGTATTGACCGGATGTTTAACATTGCAGGTAATCACTTTGCCCGCTTAGGCATCAGCGGTTCCGGTGTGCATTATTGGAATGCCCGGGATTTTAGCGAACAGGCGTTTCATGCCGAAGTAGGCTACCGTTATCGGAATAGCCGTCTAGAGTGGGGATTCCGGCCCTTTGTCGAACAAAACCGGCTGGGCAATAACCGTTATACGGCAAATACGGGTATTGCGTTGGATTACAGCCGCCGTCTGAATGAAAAATGGCACAGCACCCAATCTCTCCAGTATGGCCGCAAACAATACCATGACGAATATTTGGCAAAACGTTACAACAGCAAAACGATTTCAGTCAGCAGTACGTTCAGCTATTACGCTATGCCGGCTTGGCAGTTGTACGGAGGTATTAGCGGTATGTTTGATAATACTGTGGAGAAAGAGCAGGCTTCACGGCGTTATGGTGTAAGTTTGGGTACGGTGAAAATATTAGACGGCGGTCTCGGACTGAAGTTGGGTGCAGGTTACACGAAACGGATATTTAAAGCCCCTGCAACATTAATTTACAATTTTACCCGGCGCGATGATGAGTATCGGATAAACGCGGCTTTATGGCATAAAAAACTGTCGTGGAAAGGATTTACACCCCAAATAAATTTCCGTTACAACAAGATCAACAGTAATATGCCCGCCTTTTATTCGCGCAGCGGCAAGGAATGGTTTGTCAGTATAGAAAAAACGTATTGA
- the rpsL gene encoding 30S ribosomal protein S12 — MPTINQLVRKGRQKPVYVNKVPALEACPQKRGVCTRVYTTTPKKPNSALRKVCKVRLTNGFEVISYIGGEGHNLQEHSVVLIRGGRVKDLPGVRYHTVRGSLDTAGVKDRKQARSKYGAKRPK; from the coding sequence ATGCCAACTATCAACCAATTGGTACGCAAAGGCCGTCAAAAGCCCGTGTACGTGAACAAAGTGCCTGCGCTGGAAGCTTGCCCGCAAAAACGCGGCGTGTGCACCCGTGTATACACAACTACCCCTAAAAAACCTAACTCTGCATTGCGTAAAGTATGTAAAGTTCGCCTGACCAACGGTTTTGAAGTCATTTCATACATCGGCGGTGAAGGCCACAACCTGCAAGAGCACAGCGTCGTATTGATTCGCGGCGGTCGTGTAAAAGACTTGCCGGGTGTGCGTTACCACACTGTACGCGGTTCTTTGGATACTGCAGGTGTTAAAGACCGTAAACAAGCCCGTTCTAAATACGGTGCTAAGCGTCCTAAATAA
- the rpsG gene encoding 30S ribosomal protein S7: MPRRREVPKRDVLPDPKFGSVELTKFMNVLMIDGKKSVAERIVYGALEQIEKKTGKVAIEVFNEAIANAKPIVEVKSRRVGGANYQVPVEVRPSRRLALAMRWVRDAARKRGEKSMDLRLAGELIDAAEGRGGALKKREEVHRMAEANKAFSHFRF; the protein is encoded by the coding sequence ATGCCAAGACGTAGAGAAGTCCCTAAGCGCGACGTACTGCCAGATCCTAAATTCGGCAGCGTTGAGCTGACTAAATTCATGAACGTATTGATGATTGACGGTAAAAAATCTGTTGCAGAACGTATCGTTTACGGTGCACTGGAACAAATTGAGAAAAAAACCGGCAAAGTAGCAATCGAAGTATTTAACGAAGCCATTGCAAACGCCAAACCTATCGTGGAAGTGAAAAGCCGCCGTGTAGGTGGTGCAAACTACCAAGTTCCTGTTGAAGTTCGTCCTTCACGTCGTCTGGCTTTGGCAATGCGCTGGGTTCGTGATGCGGCTCGTAAACGTGGTGAGAAATCTATGGACCTGCGCTTGGCAGGCGAATTGATTGATGCGGCTGAAGGTCGTGGCGGCGCGTTGAAAAAACGTGAAGAAGTACACCGTATGGCTGAAGCTAACAAAGCATTCTCTCACTTCCGTTTCTAA
- the fusA gene encoding elongation factor G, whose protein sequence is MARKTPISLYRNIGISAHIDAGKTTTTERILFYTGLTHKLGEVHDGAATTDYMEQEQERGITITSAAVTSYWSGMAKQFPEHRFNIIDTPGHVDFTVEVERSMRVLDGAVMVYCAVGGVQPQSETVWRQANKYQVPRLAFVNKMDRQGANFFRVVEQMKTRLRANPVPIVIPVGAEDSFTGVVDLLKMKSIIWNEADKGTTFTYGDIPAELVETAEEWRQYMIEAAAEASEELMDKYLGGEELTEEEIVGALRQRTLAGEIQPMLCGSAFKNKGVQRMLDAVVELLPAPTDIPPVQGVNPNTEEADSREASDEEKFSALAFKMLNDKYVGQLTFIRVYSGVVKSGDTVLNSVKGTRERIGRLVQMTAADRTEIEEVRAGDIAAAIGLKDVTTGETLCAENAPIILERMEFPEPVIHIAVEPKTKADQEKMGIALNRLAKEDPSFRVRTDEESGQTIISGMGELHLEIIVDRMKREFGVEANIGAPQVAYRETIRKEVEAEYKHAKQSGGKGQYGHVVIKMEPMEPGGEGYEFIDEIKGGVIPREFIPSVDKGIRDTLPNGIVAGYPVVDVRVRLIFGSSHDVDSSQLAFELAASQAFKEGMRKANPALLEPIMAVEVETPEEYMGDVMGDLNRRRGVVLGMDDDGIGGKKVRAEVPLAEMFGYSTDLRSATQGRATYSMEFKKYAEAPAHVAAAVTEARKG, encoded by the coding sequence ATGGCTCGTAAGACCCCTATCAGCCTGTATCGCAATATTGGTATTTCTGCCCATATTGACGCGGGTAAAACAACCACAACAGAACGTATTCTGTTCTATACAGGTTTGACTCACAAGTTGGGTGAGGTGCATGACGGCGCAGCAACTACCGACTACATGGAACAAGAGCAAGAGCGTGGTATTACCATTACCTCTGCTGCTGTGACTTCTTATTGGTCCGGTATGGCGAAACAGTTCCCTGAACACCGTTTCAACATCATCGATACCCCAGGACACGTTGACTTTACCGTAGAGGTAGAGCGTTCTATGCGTGTATTGGACGGTGCAGTAATGGTTTACTGTGCGGTAGGTGGTGTTCAACCTCAATCCGAAACCGTATGGCGTCAAGCTAACAAATACCAAGTACCGCGCTTGGCGTTTGTAAACAAAATGGACCGTCAGGGTGCCAACTTCTTCCGCGTTGTCGAGCAAATGAAAACCCGTTTGCGCGCAAACCCAGTACCTATCGTGATCCCGGTTGGTGCAGAAGACAGCTTTACTGGTGTGGTCGATTTGTTGAAAATGAAATCTATCATCTGGAACGAAGCTGACAAAGGTACAACCTTTACCTATGGCGATATTCCTGCTGAGTTGGTTGAAACTGCTGAAGAATGGCGTCAATACATGATTGAAGCCGCAGCAGAAGCCAGTGAAGAATTGATGGATAAATACTTGGGTGGTGAAGAGCTGACCGAAGAAGAAATCGTAGGCGCATTGCGTCAACGTACTTTGGCAGGTGAAATCCAACCAATGTTGTGTGGTTCTGCATTTAAAAACAAAGGTGTTCAACGTATGTTGGACGCAGTTGTAGAATTGTTGCCTGCTCCTACTGACATTCCTCCAGTTCAAGGTGTTAACCCTAACACTGAAGAAGCTGACAGCCGTGAAGCCAGCGATGAAGAGAAATTCTCTGCATTGGCATTCAAAATGTTGAACGACAAATATGTTGGTCAATTGACCTTCATCCGCGTCTACTCCGGTGTCGTGAAATCCGGTGATACCGTATTGAATTCAGTAAAAGGTACTCGCGAACGTATCGGTCGTCTGGTGCAAATGACTGCTGCAGATCGTACTGAAATCGAAGAAGTACGCGCTGGTGATATTGCAGCTGCAATCGGTCTGAAAGACGTTACTACCGGTGAAACCCTGTGTGCAGAAAATGCACCGATTATCTTGGAACGCATGGAATTCCCTGAGCCGGTAATCCACATTGCTGTGGAGCCAAAAACCAAAGCCGACCAAGAGAAAATGGGTATTGCCCTGAACCGTTTGGCTAAGGAAGACCCTTCTTTCCGTGTTCGTACAGATGAAGAATCTGGTCAAACCATTATTTCCGGTATGGGTGAGTTGCACTTGGAAATTATTGTTGACCGTATGAAGCGCGAATTCGGTGTGGAAGCTAACATTGGTGCACCTCAAGTTGCATACCGTGAAACTATCCGCAAAGAAGTTGAAGCAGAATACAAACACGCTAAACAATCTGGTGGTAAAGGTCAATACGGTCACGTTGTGATCAAAATGGAACCTATGGAACCAGGTGGCGAAGGTTACGAATTTATCGACGAAATTAAAGGTGGTGTGATCCCTCGCGAATTCATTCCTTCTGTTGATAAAGGTATCCGTGATACTCTGCCTAACGGTATTGTTGCCGGTTATCCAGTTGTTGACGTTCGTGTACGTTTGATCTTCGGTTCTTCGCATGATGTCGACTCTTCACAACTGGCCTTCGAATTGGCAGCTTCTCAAGCCTTTAAAGAAGGTATGCGTAAAGCCAATCCAGCTCTGTTGGAACCAATCATGGCAGTTGAGGTGGAAACACCTGAAGAATACATGGGTGACGTAATGGGCGACTTGAACCGTCGTCGTGGCGTTGTATTGGGTATGGATGATGACGGTATCGGTGGTAAGAAAGTCCGTGCCGAAGTACCTCTGGCAGAAATGTTCGGTTACTCAACCGACTTGCGTTCTGCAACCCAAGGTCGCGCTACTTACTCCATGGAGTTCAAAAAATACGCTGAAGCTCCTGCTCACGTAGCTGCTGCTGTAACTGAAGCCCGCAAAGGCTAA